One window of Mediterraneibacter gnavus ATCC 29149 genomic DNA carries:
- a CDS encoding class II fructose-bisphosphate aldolase encodes MPLVTSEKMLSDAQKGGYAVGAFNVENMEMAKAVIAAAEEMRSPVMLQTTPSTVKYGSLETFAAIVKAEASKTDIPVCLHLDHGNSFELAVQAMKAGYTSVMIDGSHETFEENVALTKKVVEVANAYGVPVEAELGKVGGKEDDLEAEADHNTDPEEAKEFVERTGVSSLAIAIGTAHGFYAGTPVLDKERVSDCKKVVSVPLVLHGASGLSEEDVVECVQRGMCKVNFATELRVAYTDAEKQLLKENPETFDPKKLGIAAMKAVKEQTILRMKMCGCTGKVQ; translated from the coding sequence ATGCCATTAGTAACGTCGGAAAAAATGCTTTCAGACGCACAAAAAGGTGGGTATGCAGTGGGAGCATTCAATGTAGAAAATATGGAGATGGCAAAAGCTGTGATCGCGGCGGCAGAAGAGATGCGCTCGCCGGTTATGCTGCAGACTACTCCATCTACGGTCAAGTATGGATCTTTGGAAACATTTGCAGCAATTGTAAAAGCAGAGGCTTCTAAGACCGATATTCCGGTCTGTCTTCATCTGGATCACGGCAACAGCTTTGAGCTGGCTGTACAGGCGATGAAAGCCGGATATACTTCTGTGATGATCGATGGATCCCATGAAACATTTGAAGAAAATGTGGCACTGACAAAAAAAGTGGTTGAGGTAGCCAATGCCTATGGAGTTCCGGTGGAAGCGGAGCTTGGAAAAGTAGGCGGGAAAGAAGATGATCTGGAGGCAGAAGCGGATCATAATACAGATCCTGAAGAGGCAAAAGAATTTGTGGAAAGAACGGGTGTTTCTTCTCTGGCGATCGCGATCGGTACAGCTCATGGATTTTATGCGGGAACTCCAGTGTTGGATAAAGAAAGGGTTTCAGATTGTAAAAAGGTTGTTTCTGTACCACTGGTACTTCACGGTGCAAGTGGACTCAGCGAAGAAGATGTGGTAGAATGTGTACAGCGCGGGATGTGTAAAGTGAATTTTGCGACAGAATTGCGTGTAGCATACACAGATGCTGAAAAACAGTTGCTGAAAGAGAATCCGGAGACCTTTGATCCGAAAAAACTGGGAATTGCAGCAATGAAAGCCGTAAAAGAACAGACCATACTGCGAATGAAGATGTGTGGATGTACAGGAAAGGTACAGTAG
- a CDS encoding AraC family transcriptional regulator: MKKNLQTAFITRQHMLSRDFELYYYNDHNLSKVDLHSHNYYEFYFFMEGDVSIQIGTEVYPIHFGDIMLVPPHIPHRPIIHSTASPYRRFVFWISQEYCNHLLQISKDYAYLMQHVQVSQNYFFPTDRITFNAIQSKLLRLIEEVRSDRFGRDAQIPLYVNDLLLYLNRLVYERLHPQKSRTEESLYQNVAAYIEEHLDEDLSLEKLAGEFFVSKYHIAHVFKDNLGLSIHQYITKKRLALCREAILGQMSITEAYQTFGFGDYSSFYRAFKKEYGISPKDFRDMQKDLLV; the protein is encoded by the coding sequence ATGAAAAAAAATCTGCAGACAGCATTTATTACAAGACAGCATATGCTGTCACGAGATTTCGAACTTTACTATTATAATGACCACAATCTGTCCAAAGTAGACCTGCATTCCCACAATTATTATGAATTTTATTTTTTTATGGAAGGTGATGTCAGCATTCAGATCGGAACCGAAGTTTACCCGATCCATTTCGGAGATATCATGCTGGTCCCGCCACATATCCCACATCGCCCGATCATTCACAGCACGGCCTCTCCCTACCGGCGTTTTGTGTTCTGGATCAGTCAGGAATACTGCAACCATCTGCTGCAGATTTCCAAAGATTACGCTTATTTAATGCAGCATGTGCAGGTCAGTCAGAATTACTTTTTTCCAACAGACAGGATCACATTCAATGCTATCCAGTCAAAGCTGCTGCGTCTGATCGAAGAAGTGCGTTCTGACCGTTTTGGACGGGATGCCCAGATTCCGCTTTACGTCAATGATCTGCTTTTATATCTGAACCGTCTCGTCTACGAACGGCTTCATCCACAAAAAAGCCGGACCGAGGAATCCCTGTATCAGAATGTTGCTGCATACATTGAGGAACATCTTGACGAAGATCTCTCCCTTGAAAAGCTTGCCGGAGAATTTTTTGTCAGCAAATACCACATTGCCCATGTATTCAAGGATAATCTGGGATTGTCGATTCACCAGTACATTACAAAAAAACGGCTTGCCCTTTGCAGGGAAGCCATTCTCGGACAAATGAGTATCACCGAAGCCTATCAGACCTTCGGCTTCGGTGACTACTCCAGTTTTTACCGGGCATTCAAAAAAGAATACGGGATTTCTCCCAAAGATTTCCGAGACATGCAAAAAGATCTGCTCGTGTGA
- the rhaM gene encoding L-rhamnose mutarotase gives MVRKGFKMKLYPDMAEEYEKRHNELWPEMKEMIHEYGGRNYTIFLDRETNVLYGYIEVEDLKKWDESADTAINRKWWDFMADIMETNPDNSPVCTDLHEVFHLD, from the coding sequence ATGGTAAGAAAAGGATTTAAGATGAAGTTATATCCGGATATGGCAGAGGAGTATGAAAAACGTCATAATGAACTCTGGCCGGAAATGAAAGAGATGATCCACGAGTACGGCGGACGCAATTATACGATTTTTCTGGATCGTGAAACCAATGTTCTGTATGGATATATTGAAGTTGAGGATTTGAAAAAATGGGACGAGAGCGCAGATACAGCAATCAATCGCAAATGGTGGGATTTTATGGCTGATATCATGGAGACGAACCCGGACAACAGCCCGGTGTGTACAGATCTCCATGAAGTCTTCCATTTAGACTGA
- the uxaC gene encoding glucuronate isomerase: MKAFMDQDFLLETETAKMLYHEYAAKMPVLDYHCHISPQEIAEDRQFENITQVWLGGDHYKWRQMRSNGIEERYITGDASDREKFQKWAETLERAIGNPLYHWSHLELQRYFGYHGALNAKTAEEVWNLCNEKLQSPQMSARNLIRQSNVTLICTTDDPADDLRWHKQLKEDDSFEVQVLPAWRPDLAMKIEKLGFAAYLKKLGEAAGMEIHSFADMKDALTKRMEFFDEMGCRASDHGLGYAMYVPASEEEIEAIFEKGMAGEPISKEEELKYKTAFMLYAGREYHRLGWAMQLHYGCKRDNDVKRFRKLGPDTGFDCIDTYTPSAQLADLLNALNVTDELPKTILYSLNPNDNAAIGTIIGCFQDAGVVGKIQQGSAWWFNDHKQGMIDQMTSLANLGLLSNFVGMLTDSRSFLSYTRHEYFRRILCNLIGGWVENGEYPADEEILGRIVQDISYNNAVRYFGFEV; the protein is encoded by the coding sequence ATGAAAGCATTTATGGATCAGGATTTCCTTCTGGAGACGGAAACTGCGAAGATGCTGTATCATGAGTATGCAGCAAAGATGCCGGTTTTGGATTACCACTGTCATATCAGTCCGCAGGAAATCGCAGAAGACAGACAGTTTGAAAATATTACCCAGGTATGGCTGGGAGGCGACCATTACAAATGGCGTCAGATGCGTTCGAATGGAATCGAAGAGCGCTATATTACAGGAGATGCGTCCGACAGGGAGAAATTCCAGAAATGGGCGGAGACTCTGGAGCGCGCCATCGGAAATCCGCTGTATCACTGGAGTCATCTGGAACTGCAGCGTTATTTCGGATATCACGGCGCGTTGAATGCGAAGACTGCAGAAGAAGTATGGAATCTCTGCAATGAAAAACTGCAGAGTCCGCAGATGAGCGCCAGAAATCTGATCCGTCAGTCCAATGTGACATTGATCTGCACCACAGATGATCCGGCAGATGACTTAAGATGGCACAAACAGTTAAAAGAGGATGATTCTTTTGAAGTGCAAGTACTTCCTGCATGGAGACCGGATCTGGCGATGAAGATTGAAAAGCTGGGATTTGCCGCATACCTGAAAAAACTGGGTGAGGCAGCAGGCATGGAGATTCATTCGTTTGCAGATATGAAAGATGCCTTGACAAAACGGATGGAATTCTTTGATGAGATGGGATGCCGCGCATCGGATCATGGACTGGGCTATGCCATGTATGTGCCTGCTTCCGAGGAAGAAATCGAAGCCATCTTTGAAAAAGGAATGGCAGGAGAGCCGATCAGCAAAGAAGAAGAATTAAAATATAAGACTGCATTTATGCTTTATGCAGGAAGAGAATATCATCGTCTGGGATGGGCAATGCAGCTTCATTACGGATGTAAACGTGACAATGACGTAAAACGTTTCCGCAAGCTTGGACCGGATACGGGATTTGACTGTATTGACACTTATACGCCATCTGCACAGCTGGCAGATCTGCTCAATGCACTGAATGTAACAGACGAGCTGCCAAAGACGATTCTGTACAGTCTGAATCCAAACGATAATGCAGCCATCGGAACGATCATCGGATGTTTCCAGGATGCCGGTGTCGTAGGAAAGATCCAGCAGGGAAGCGCATGGTGGTTCAATGACCACAAGCAGGGGATGATCGATCAGATGACATCCCTTGCCAACCTGGGACTTCTCAGTAATTTTGTGGGAATGCTGACAGATTCCAGAAGCTTTTTGTCTTATACAAGACATGAGTATTTCAGACGGATTCTCTGCAATCTCATCGGCGGATGGGTAGAAAACGGAGAGTATCCGGCAGATGAAGAGATTCTTGGAAGAATTGTGCAGGATATCTCTTACAACAACGCAGTGAGATATTTTGGATTTGAGGTATAA
- a CDS encoding IclR family transcriptional regulator has translation MEEKNPIQVSERIFHTIECLARTGPIGLLELSKELNLNKSTVHRILNSLICMEYAKQDAETLKYSLTFKFCGIANQILAQNNIIDLIRPYIKELAEQTNETVHLVQLDGLNAVYIDKVEASHNSVRLISMVGKSIPLYCSGVGKALLADMKDEKVKEIWDHSEIRKLTDYTVVDFVKFQNLIADVRKNGYAMDNEENELGVRCIAVSLKGLHRKPSYAISVSAPKDRMDDARMEQFTHLILDTKQRIQNELGN, from the coding sequence ATGGAAGAAAAAAACCCAATACAGGTATCGGAACGTATTTTCCATACCATAGAATGCCTTGCCCGTACCGGTCCGATCGGACTTCTGGAACTGAGCAAGGAATTAAATCTCAATAAAAGTACCGTCCACCGTATCTTAAACTCCCTGATCTGTATGGAATATGCAAAGCAGGATGCGGAGACACTGAAATACAGTCTGACATTTAAATTCTGTGGAATCGCCAACCAGATTCTGGCCCAGAATAATATCATCGATCTGATCCGCCCTTACATTAAAGAACTTGCAGAACAGACCAATGAAACGGTCCACCTGGTCCAGCTGGATGGTCTGAATGCAGTATATATTGATAAAGTAGAGGCTTCCCACAATTCCGTGCGGTTAATCTCTATGGTCGGAAAATCAATTCCTTTGTACTGCTCCGGAGTTGGAAAAGCGCTGCTGGCAGATATGAAAGATGAAAAAGTAAAAGAAATCTGGGATCACAGCGAAATTCGAAAGCTCACCGATTACACCGTTGTCGATTTCGTCAAATTTCAAAATCTGATCGCAGATGTCCGCAAAAACGGCTATGCCATGGATAACGAAGAAAATGAACTGGGTGTGCGCTGTATCGCCGTCTCATTGAAAGGCCTTCACAGAAAACCCTCGTATGCCATCAGCGTATCTGCACCGAAAGACCGGATGGATGACGCACGGATGGAACAGTTTACCCATCTAATCCTGGATACCAAACAACGGATTCAGAATGAACTGGGAAATTAA
- a CDS encoding sugar kinase: MSKKVVTFGEIMLRLAPEGYYRFVQADTFGATYGGGEANVAVSLANYGFDASFVTKLPTHEIGQAAVNSLRKYGVDTSKIARGGDRVGIYFLEKGASQRPSKVIYDRAGSSIYTASKEDFNWKEIFEGAEWFHFTGITPALNDNVAEICLEACKAAKEMNVKISCDLNYRNKLWSKAKAGEVMGELCKYVDVCIANEEDAADVFGIHAANTDVTAGEVNHEGYKDVAKQLADRFGFEKVAITLRESISANDNNWSAMLYDGTDYFFSKKYKMHIVDRVGGGDSFGGGLIAATLSGYDSQATIEFAVAASCLKHSIEGDFNMVSMDEVAKLAGGDASGRVQR; encoded by the coding sequence ATGAGTAAAAAAGTAGTTACATTTGGAGAAATTATGTTAAGACTTGCACCAGAAGGATATTATCGTTTTGTGCAGGCAGATACATTTGGAGCAACATACGGCGGTGGAGAAGCAAACGTAGCAGTTTCTCTGGCAAATTATGGATTTGATGCTTCTTTCGTAACAAAACTTCCGACACATGAGATCGGACAGGCAGCAGTAAATTCTTTGAGAAAATACGGTGTGGATACATCCAAGATCGCACGTGGAGGAGACAGAGTAGGTATCTACTTCCTGGAGAAAGGTGCTTCTCAGAGACCATCTAAAGTAATTTATGACCGTGCAGGTTCTTCTATCTATACAGCATCCAAAGAAGATTTCAACTGGAAAGAAATCTTTGAAGGAGCAGAATGGTTCCACTTTACAGGAATCACACCAGCACTCAATGACAATGTAGCAGAAATCTGTCTGGAAGCTTGTAAAGCAGCCAAAGAGATGAATGTGAAGATTTCCTGTGACTTAAACTACAGAAATAAACTGTGGAGCAAAGCAAAAGCAGGAGAAGTAATGGGTGAACTTTGCAAATATGTGGATGTATGTATTGCAAACGAAGAAGATGCAGCAGATGTATTCGGTATTCATGCAGCAAACACAGATGTAACTGCAGGAGAAGTAAATCACGAAGGATATAAAGATGTAGCAAAACAGCTTGCTGACCGTTTCGGATTTGAGAAAGTTGCAATTACACTTCGTGAATCTATTTCAGCAAATGACAATAACTGGTCTGCTATGTTATATGACGGAACAGACTATTTCTTCAGTAAAAAATATAAGATGCATATCGTAGACCGTGTAGGTGGCGGAGATAGCTTCGGCGGCGGATTGATCGCTGCAACACTGAGCGGATATGATTCACAGGCTACCATTGAATTTGCAGTAGCAGCATCCTGCCTGAAACACTCCATCGAAGGTGACTTCAACATGGTTTCTATGGATGAAGTTGCCAAACTGGCAGGAGGAGATGCTTCCGGACGTGTACAGCGCTAA
- a CDS encoding mannitol dehydrogenase family protein, with translation MRLSAEGLKDRAKWEEAGYALPKFDREKVTEATKENPFWIHFGAGNIFRAFQANVVQNLLNDGILDRGLIVAEGFDYEIVEKMNHPHDDYTILVTLKADGNIEKTVVGSVVESLTVNTENASDFARLKEIFAKDSLQMVTFTITEKGYSLVNGKGELLPDVEADFVSGPEAPKSYIGKVAALLYARYQAGEKPVAMVSMDNCSHNGDKLYAAINTFAEKWEENKLTDAGFRAYVNCKEKVTFPWTMIDKITPRPDASVEELLKKDGIEELDPVITSKNTYVAPFVNAEECEYLVIEDAFPNGRPELEKGGLMFTERETVDKVEKMKVCTCLNPLHTALAVFGCLLGYEKISDEMKDEELKKLVETIGYKEGLPVVVNPGVLDPKEFIDTVLQVRVPNPFMPDTPQRIATDTSQKLAIRFGETIKAYAASDELDVKDLKLIPLVFAGWLRYLMGVDDSGKAFDLSPDPLLTTVCPYVADLKLEEGQDVESAVSEVLKMKQIFGVDLYEAGLAELVCGYLKEMTKAPGAVRETLKKYV, from the coding sequence ATGAGATTAAGTGCAGAAGGACTGAAAGACAGAGCAAAATGGGAAGAGGCGGGATACGCCCTTCCAAAATTTGACAGAGAGAAAGTGACAGAAGCGACAAAAGAAAATCCGTTCTGGATCCATTTCGGTGCGGGAAATATTTTCCGTGCATTTCAGGCAAATGTGGTACAGAACCTGTTGAATGACGGCATTCTGGATCGCGGTCTGATCGTTGCAGAGGGATTTGACTATGAGATCGTGGAAAAAATGAACCATCCTCATGATGATTACACAATTCTTGTGACACTCAAAGCAGATGGAAACATTGAGAAAACAGTAGTCGGAAGTGTGGTAGAGTCTTTGACTGTCAACACAGAAAATGCATCTGATTTTGCACGTCTGAAGGAGATCTTTGCCAAAGACTCCCTGCAGATGGTGACATTTACGATTACAGAAAAGGGATACAGCCTTGTAAACGGAAAAGGGGAACTGCTTCCGGATGTAGAGGCAGACTTTGTAAGCGGACCGGAAGCTCCGAAGAGTTACATCGGAAAAGTGGCAGCGCTCCTTTATGCGAGATATCAGGCAGGAGAAAAGCCGGTGGCAATGGTCAGCATGGACAACTGTTCCCACAACGGAGATAAACTGTATGCAGCGATCAATACATTTGCAGAGAAATGGGAAGAGAACAAACTTACAGATGCAGGATTCAGAGCATATGTAAACTGTAAAGAAAAAGTGACATTCCCATGGACCATGATCGACAAGATTACACCACGTCCGGATGCTTCAGTAGAAGAACTTCTGAAAAAGGATGGAATTGAAGAGCTGGATCCGGTGATCACATCCAAGAATACGTATGTGGCGCCATTTGTAAATGCAGAAGAGTGCGAATATCTTGTCATCGAAGATGCATTTCCGAACGGAAGACCAGAACTGGAAAAAGGCGGCCTGATGTTTACAGAGCGTGAGACAGTAGACAAAGTGGAGAAGATGAAAGTCTGCACCTGCTTAAATCCTCTGCATACAGCGCTGGCAGTATTCGGATGTCTGCTTGGATATGAAAAAATCTCGGACGAAATGAAAGATGAGGAACTCAAAAAATTAGTGGAGACAATCGGATACAAAGAAGGTCTTCCGGTTGTAGTCAATCCGGGAGTACTGGATCCGAAAGAGTTTATTGATACAGTTCTTCAGGTTCGTGTTCCGAATCCATTTATGCCGGATACTCCGCAGCGTATTGCAACAGATACTTCTCAGAAACTGGCAATCCGTTTTGGAGAGACGATCAAAGCATATGCAGCATCCGACGAACTGGATGTCAAAGACCTGAAGCTGATTCCGCTTGTATTTGCGGGATGGCTGCGTTATCTGATGGGCGTAGATGACAGCGGAAAAGCATTTGATTTAAGTCCGGATCCGCTGCTTACAACTGTCTGCCCATATGTTGCAGACCTGAAGTTGGAAGAAGGACAGGACGTAGAGAGCGCAGTATCAGAAGTGTTGAAGATGAAACAGATTTTCGGTGTGGATTTATATGAAGCAGGACTTGCAGAACTTGTATGTGGATACTTGAAAGAAATGACAAAAGCACCGGGAGCTGTTCGTGAAACACTCAAAAAATACGTGTAG
- a CDS encoding FGGY-family carbohydrate kinase yields the protein MRYFMGIDNGGTFSKAALFDENGNQIAVASIFVPVITPKSGYTERDMETLWQANVQVIREVVIRSKVSADKIAGVSFSGHGKGLYMVDKAGKPVYNGILSTDTRAWKFVKKWEKDGTKEKVYEKTFQDILVCQPVSILAWFQQEKPEILSKVQYIFSVKDYIRFRLTQEACAEYTDFSGGNLINLNTKSYDKELLECFGIGTLYDKFPPLKESADICGYITKEAADLTGLIEGTPVAAGMFDVNACGIASGLDREEKLCMIAGTWSINEFICKHPIINGTVSLNSMFCIPGYYLVEESSPTSAGNMEWFIRNLMSYEKTDAQQSGRSIYDITNKWVEQIEPENNQLIFLPFLNGSNVAPLAKGSFVGLTAYHGKEHMLRAVYEGVVFSHYTHVRKLLLNREKPKAVQLSGGAANSDVWVQIFADVLQIPVEVMEDKELGAMGAAITAGIAAGVYQDYGEAIKRTVRIKKTVYPRSEYAEIYEQKYRQYQKVIEALDSVWDEFRN from the coding sequence ATGAGATATTTTATGGGGATTGATAATGGTGGAACATTTTCCAAGGCTGCGTTGTTTGATGAAAATGGAAATCAGATAGCGGTAGCCAGCATCTTTGTGCCTGTAATTACTCCAAAGTCCGGATATACAGAAAGAGATATGGAAACACTTTGGCAGGCTAATGTGCAGGTTATCAGAGAGGTAGTAATAAGAAGCAAAGTGTCCGCAGATAAAATTGCAGGTGTTTCTTTTTCCGGGCACGGAAAAGGTCTTTATATGGTAGATAAAGCAGGAAAGCCTGTATACAATGGTATTTTATCTACAGATACAAGAGCATGGAAGTTTGTAAAGAAATGGGAAAAGGATGGAACAAAAGAAAAAGTTTATGAGAAAACTTTTCAGGACATTCTTGTCTGTCAGCCGGTCAGTATTTTGGCGTGGTTTCAGCAGGAGAAGCCGGAAATACTTTCCAAAGTGCAGTATATTTTTTCAGTAAAAGATTATATTCGATTCCGATTAACACAAGAGGCCTGTGCAGAGTATACAGATTTTTCAGGAGGCAATCTGATTAATTTGAATACAAAAAGCTATGATAAAGAGTTGTTAGAGTGTTTTGGAATCGGCACGCTTTATGACAAGTTTCCTCCATTGAAAGAGTCTGCTGATATTTGCGGATACATCACCAAGGAGGCAGCTGATCTTACAGGACTTATAGAAGGAACGCCTGTTGCAGCAGGGATGTTTGATGTGAATGCGTGTGGAATTGCATCCGGACTGGATCGGGAAGAAAAGTTATGTATGATTGCGGGAACGTGGAGTATCAATGAATTTATCTGCAAACATCCGATTATCAATGGAACAGTCAGCTTAAATTCTATGTTCTGTATTCCGGGGTATTACCTGGTGGAAGAAAGCAGTCCTACCTCTGCAGGAAATATGGAGTGGTTTATTCGGAATTTAATGTCTTATGAAAAAACAGATGCGCAGCAGTCGGGAAGATCAATTTATGATATTACAAATAAATGGGTGGAACAGATTGAACCGGAAAATAATCAATTGATTTTTCTGCCCTTTTTAAATGGATCGAATGTGGCACCGCTGGCAAAGGGATCATTTGTAGGACTGACTGCATATCATGGGAAAGAGCATATGCTTCGTGCGGTATATGAAGGCGTTGTCTTTTCTCATTATACACATGTTAGAAAACTGTTGTTAAATAGAGAAAAACCGAAAGCAGTACAGCTTTCAGGAGGAGCAGCCAATTCTGATGTGTGGGTGCAGATTTTTGCAGATGTTTTGCAAATACCGGTAGAAGTAATGGAAGATAAAGAACTGGGGGCGATGGGGGCTGCAATTACAGCTGGAATTGCGGCTGGAGTATACCAAGATTATGGAGAGGCGATCAAAAGAACAGTACGAATAAAGAAAACGGTATATCCAAGAAGTGAGTATGCGGAGATTTATGAGCAAAAATACAGGCAGTATCAGAAGGTAATAGAGGCTTTGGATTCTGTATGGGATGAATTTCGGAATTGA
- the eda gene encoding bifunctional 4-hydroxy-2-oxoglutarate aldolase/2-dehydro-3-deoxy-phosphogluconate aldolase — MNEVLEKIQKIGIVPVVVLNDAKDAAPLAKALCDGGLPCAEVTFRTEAAEESIRIMAEQFPQMLVGAGTVLTTEQVDRAVAAGAKFIVSPGLNPKVVKYCIEKGVPVTPGTANPSDVEQAIELGLEVVKFFPAEAAGGLNMIKSMAAPYTNMKFMPTGGINAKNINSYLAFPKILACGGSWMVKGDLVAAGEFDKITELTKEAVMTMLGFELKHIGINCENEEEAEKTAGTFASLFGFEKKSGNSSVFAGSAVEAMKSPYLGAKGHIAVGTNSVDRAVNYLESQGVEFNMDSAKYKDGKLTAIYLKEEVAGFAVHLVQK, encoded by the coding sequence ATGAACGAAGTATTAGAAAAGATTCAGAAAATCGGGATTGTTCCGGTTGTTGTATTAAATGATGCGAAAGACGCAGCACCTTTGGCAAAGGCACTCTGTGACGGCGGACTTCCATGTGCAGAAGTGACATTCCGTACAGAAGCAGCAGAAGAGTCTATCCGCATTATGGCAGAGCAGTTCCCACAGATGCTGGTAGGGGCAGGTACTGTTCTGACAACAGAGCAGGTAGACCGTGCAGTTGCAGCAGGAGCAAAATTCATCGTAAGTCCAGGATTAAATCCAAAGGTTGTAAAATACTGTATTGAAAAAGGAGTTCCGGTGACACCGGGAACAGCAAATCCAAGTGATGTAGAGCAGGCAATCGAGCTTGGATTGGAAGTTGTGAAATTCTTCCCGGCAGAAGCAGCCGGCGGACTGAATATGATCAAGTCCATGGCAGCACCTTACACAAATATGAAATTTATGCCGACAGGCGGAATCAATGCAAAGAACATCAACAGCTACCTTGCATTCCCTAAGATCCTGGCATGTGGCGGAAGCTGGATGGTAAAAGGAGATCTTGTTGCAGCAGGAGAATTTGATAAGATTACAGAGCTGACAAAAGAAGCAGTGATGACAATGCTTGGATTTGAACTGAAACACATCGGAATCAACTGTGAAAATGAAGAAGAGGCTGAGAAAACAGCAGGAACATTCGCTTCTTTATTCGGATTTGAGAAGAAGAGCGGAAACAGTTCTGTATTTGCAGGAAGTGCTGTAGAAGCAATGAAGAGCCCATACCTTGGAGCAAAAGGACACATTGCAGTAGGAACAAACAGCGTAGATCGTGCAGTAAATTATCTGGAGTCTCAGGGCGTAGAGTTCAATATGGACAGTGCAAAATACAAAGACGGAAAACTTACAGCAATTTACTTAAAAGAAGAAGTTGCCGGATTTGCAGTACATCTTGTACAGAAATAA
- the uxuA gene encoding mannonate dehydratase, translated as MEMTLRWYGAKFDTVTLKQIRQIPGVTGVITTLYDTAPGEVWSRERIRAMKEEVEAAGLHVAGIESVNVHDAIKTGAPERDQYIDNYIETLENLGKEDIHLVCYNFMPVFDWTRTELARMRPDGSTVLAYTQEAVDALDPEKMFDSIAGDMNGTVMPGWEPERMEHVKELFEMYKEIDDEKLFENLKYFLERIMPVCDKYDINMAIHPDDPAWSVFGLPRIIINKKNILRMMEMVDNPHNGVTFCSGSYGTNLENDLPDMIRSLKGRIHFAHVRNLKFNSPTDFEEAAHLSSDGTFDMYEIMKALYEIGFDGPIRPDHGRMIWDEVAMPGYGLYDRALGATYLNGLWEAIEKGAR; from the coding sequence ATGGAAATGACACTCAGATGGTATGGAGCTAAATTTGACACAGTGACTCTGAAGCAGATTCGCCAGATTCCGGGAGTAACAGGAGTGATCACAACACTGTATGATACAGCACCGGGAGAAGTGTGGAGCCGCGAACGTATTCGTGCAATGAAAGAAGAAGTAGAGGCAGCAGGACTTCATGTAGCGGGAATTGAAAGTGTAAATGTGCACGATGCAATCAAAACAGGCGCACCTGAGAGAGATCAGTATATCGATAACTACATCGAGACACTGGAAAACCTGGGAAAAGAAGACATTCACCTGGTGTGCTACAATTTCATGCCTGTATTTGACTGGACAAGAACAGAGCTGGCAAGAATGCGTCCGGATGGATCGACAGTACTTGCTTATACACAGGAAGCAGTAGATGCACTGGATCCGGAAAAAATGTTTGATTCTATCGCAGGTGATATGAACGGAACGGTGATGCCGGGATGGGAGCCGGAAAGAATGGAGCATGTCAAAGAACTGTTTGAGATGTACAAAGAGATCGATGATGAGAAACTGTTTGAAAACCTGAAATATTTCCTGGAGAGAATTATGCCGGTTTGTGACAAATATGACATTAACATGGCAATTCATCCGGATGATCCGGCATGGAGCGTATTCGGACTGCCTCGTATCATCATCAACAAGAAGAACATTCTCCGTATGATGGAAATGGTAGACAACCCGCACAATGGTGTGACATTCTGTTCTGGTTCTTACGGAACAAATCTGGAGAACGATCTTCCGGATATGATTCGTTCCCTGAAAGGAAGAATCCATTTTGCACACGTGCGTAACCTGAAATTCAACTCTCCGACAGACTTTGAAGAGGCAGCACACCTGTCTTCTGACGGAACATTTGATATGTATGAGATCATGAAGGCTCTTTACGAAATCGGATTTGACGGACCGATCCGCCCGGATCACGGACGTATGATCTGGGATGAAGTGGCAATGCCGGGATACGGACTTTATGACCGTGCACTGGGGGCAACTTACTTAAACGGCCTGTGGGAAGCAATCGAGAAAGGAGCCAGATAA